GGCACTAAGACCTGCCTTCCTGCGCGGCGATCTTGTCGGCTAAGGCTCCTGCATGACCGATTTCGCCACCCTCCTGCGCCCCGACCGCGGCGAGCCTGCCCGCCTCCTCCACTTGGTCGATGCGACCCTGCTGCCCGAATGGCTCAAGGCCCACGCCGGCCCCCGCCGCCAGCTGGTCGAGGCCGCGCGCTTCGAGGGCAAGGCCGGGCAGTTCCTGCTGGTCCCCGGCAACGCCGCTGGCGAATGGGAAGCACTGGTCGGCGTCGCCAAACTGTCGGTGCTCACCCCATGGTGCCTCGCCACCGCCGCCGAGCGCCTGTCGGAGGGCACCTACCGCCTCGCCGGCGAGATGGTCCCCGGCGCTGCCGCGCTCGGCTGGCTGCTCGCCCAGCACCGCTTCACCGCATACAAGAGCAAACCCGACACCCCCGCCGGCCCCCGCGTCTTGCTTAGCGGCGAGCCGGCGCGGATCGACGCGATGGTCCGGCTGGCCGACGCCTCTGCACTCGTCCGCGACCTCGTCGACACCCCGGCCGCCGATCTCGGCCCGGCCGAGCTCGAACGAGCCGTTCGCGACTGGGCGAAAGGCTCGGGCGCGGAGGTCGAGGTCACCAAGGGTGACGCGCTGGAAGAGGGCTATCCCCTGATCCACGCGGTCGGCGCCGCCGCTTTGCCGTCGCGCGCCCCGCGGCTGATCGAGGCGCACTGGGGCGATCCGGCCAATCCCCGCCTTGCGATTGTCGGCAAGGGCGTGGTGTTCGACACCGGCGGCCTCAATCTCAAGCCCGGCGCCGGCATGCGGCTGATGAAGAAGGACATGGGCGGCGCCGCCCACGCCCTCGCCTTGGCCCGGTTGATCGTCGCCGAACGCTGGCCGGTACGCCTCCACCTGCTCATCCCCGCGGTCGAGAATGCGGTGGCTGGCGGTGCTTTCCGCCCCGGCGACATTCTGACCAGCCGCCATGGCCTCACCGTAGAGATCGACAATACCGACGCCGAGGGCCGCCTGATCCTCGCCGACGCGCTGTCTCGCGCCGGAGAAGAGGGCGCCGCGACCATTGTCGACTTCGCCACCCTGACCGGCGCGGCTCGGATCGCGCTCGGCCCCGACCTCCCCGCCACCTTCAGCAACGACGACTCGCTTGCAGCCGACCTGCTCGCCGCCGGGACCGAGGTTGCCGACCCCCTGTGGCGCCTCCCCTTGTGGGACGGTTATGACGACATGCTGAAAAGCGATCTCGCCGACCTGGCGAACAGCGCCGACTCGCCGCTCGCCGGCACCATTACCGCCGCCCTGTTCCTTCGCCGCTTCGTTCCCGAAGGCACCGCCTGGGCTCATCTCGACACTTTTGCTTGGCGTCCGGCGCCGCGTCCGGGGCGCCCCAAAGGCGGCGAAGCGCTCGGCCTGCGCGCGGTCCATGCCGCTCTATCCCGCCGCTTCCGTCGCGCTTAGCGACTGTTTTTCGGTCCAAACGTCGCACGGGCGCAACATTTCGGTTCCTCGCCGGTTAATCGGGCACGCTAGGCAGGCGAGGAGTTTTCCAGTCCAATGAGCGATGCATCGCTAAGCGGGTGGATGCGAGCCCTTGTCGCATACGTGAGATCCGGTGAGCCGGATCTGACGAACCGGCAGATGGCTCTGCTGATGATGGTCTATCTGACGCCTGGTCCCCATACCGTCCGCGGGCTCGCTCGTGTTCTTGGTGTTTCCAAGCCGGTCGTGACCCGCGCCTTGAATACCTTGGGTGCCCTCGGCTATCTGCGCCGCGAACGAGATCAGGACGACCGTCGAAACGTGTTCGTCGTCCGGACCAGCAGCGGGGCCGATTTCCTTGAAGGGTTCAAGCGTAACATCCGGGGCAGCGAACGCGGCGGCGACCGCGATCCCGACCGGCGGCCGGCCCTCGGGCAACTCGCCCACGCCCATCGCTGAGACTCCGGCGGGCGGTTTTCCCCTCGCCGGCCCGTCGCTCCATCCCGACCCACGTACCAGCGCCTATCGCCAGGACCTGGCCGATATCGCCCTGGCAGGGACGGTCATCGCCTCGCACTATGCCGAGCCGCTGCAATGCCACCTCGCGCATGGCGCCTCGCTGATGGCCGGCCCCTCAATTGATTCCGAGACACTGGCCGAGCTTGAGCCGGGTGCATCGATCCGGATCCTCGACAAGAGCCGCGGCTGGGCGTGGGGCTATGCCGGCGGTCTTGTCGGCTATGTGTCGGCCGCCGCGCTGCGGGCATGATCCGGCTCCTCTTCGGCGCGATCGTCGCGGGGCTGGTTGCTGCGGCCGCCGCGGTGACCTTGTTATGGTGGTCGGGCGGCTCGGCCAAGGCGGAGACGGTCACCGTCACCGAAGGCGCCACGCTCACTCGCCTTTGCCCCGAACTTGACCGCCGCGGGCTCATTGCGGGCAATTGCACCAGCTATCGCCTATTCGCGCGGCTGCTCGGTTCGCCTGACGGCATCCAGGCCGGTGAGTTCGAGATCCCTGCCGGCACCAGTGGCGCCCGATTGCTCGACATCCTCCAGCACGGCCAGCCGGTCCAGCGCCTGGTCACCATTCCCGAAGGCACGCCAAGCATCCTCGTCGCCGAGAAGCTCGCCGCCGTCCCCTACCTCACCGGCCCGGTGCCCGCGATCGCGGAAGGCTCGGTCCTTCCCGACAGCTACAGCTTCGCGCGCGGAGAACCCCGTGCGGCTGTGGCGGCGCGGATGAAGGCCGCGATGGACCGCACGCTGGCCGACCTGTGGCCCAAGCGGAAGGTCGGCACCTGTCCGGTCGCCACTCCGCAGGAAGCTGTCACCCTCGCCTCGATCGTCGAAAAGGAAACCGGCAAGCCGGCCGAGCGCCGTGCGGTAGCCGGCGTCTACTGCAACCGGCTGAAAATCGGCATGAAGCTCGATGCTGATCCGACGGTCATCTACCCGGTCACTAAGGGCAAGCCGCTTGGTCGCCGGATCCTCCGCTCGGAGCTCAACGCCGACACCGGTTACAACACCTATCGCCGCGCCGGCCTGCCGCTCGGCCCGATCGCCAATCCCGGCCGCGCCAGCATCGCCGCGGTGCTCGACCCCGAACCCCACCAGTATATCTACTTCGTCGCCGACGGCACCGGCGGACACGTGTTCGCGCGTACGCTCGCCGAGCATAATGCCAACGTCCAGAAGTGGTTCGCTATCCGCCGCGCTCGCGGCGAGATGTAGAGGCTCCGGCCTCGCCGGAGCCCGTCCGATCAGATCGCCTTCATGATCAGCGAGGCGTTGGTCCCGCCAAAGCCGAAGCTGTTGTTCAGCACCGCGGTCACCGGCCGCTTCTTGGCATGGTGCGGAACCAGGTCGACGCCTTCGGTACCCTCGTCAGGCGTGTCGAGGTTGAGCGTCGGCGGCACGATCTGGTCGCGGATCGCTAGGATGCAGAAGATGCTCTCCACCGCCCCCGCGCCGCCCAGCAGGTGGCCGATCGCCGACTTGGTGCTGCTCATCGATGCGCCGCCAAGATCGTCGCCGAACACTCGCTTGGCAGCGGCGAGTTCGATCGTGTCGGCCATGGTCGAGGTGCCGTGGGCGTTGATATAGTCGATATCGCTCGGCTCCATTCCGGCCTTGCGCAGCGCCATGCGCATGGCGTTCTCCGCCCCCGCGCCATGGGGGTGCGGAGCGGTCACGTGATAGGCATCGCCCGACAGCCCGTAGCCGACCACTTCGGCATAGATGGTGGCGCCGCGCGCCTTGGCATGCTCATATTCCTCGAGCACCACCACGCCCGCGCCTTCGCCCATGACGAAGCCGTCGCGGTCCTTGTCGTAGGGTCGGCTGGCCTGCTCGGGCCGGTCGTTATAGCTCATGTTGAGCGCGCGGGCCTGGGCGAAGCCGGCCACGCCGATTGGGCAGATGGTCGCCTCGGCGCCGCCCGCGACCATGATGTCGGCATCGTCGTCACGGATCATCCGCGCCGCGTCGCCGATCGAATGCGCGCCGGTCGAGCAGGCGGTGACCACCGCATGGTTCGGACCCATCAGTCCGTACTTGATCGACACCTGGCCCGAAATGAGGTTGATCAGCCGCCCGTGGACGAAGTGCGGCGAGACCCGTCCCGGTCCCTTCTCTGCCAGCACCAGACTCTCGCTCTCGATCCCCGGAAGCCCGCCGATGCCGCTGCCGATCGAGCAGCCGGCGCGAAGCTTCATCTCGTCGCTCATGTCGGTCAGCCCGGCATCCTCGAGCGCCTGTCCGGCCGCGTCGAGGCCGAAGATGATGAACGGGTCAACCTGGCGCTGGATCTTGTGATCGACGCGCTTGCCCGGGTCGAATCCATATGGGTGGTCGGCCGGCTTCACCTCGCAGGCGATCTGGCACTTGTATTCGGAAGCATCGAACCGCGTGATCGGCCCCGCGCCGCTCTTGGACGCAAGGATGTTTTTCCAGGCGGTTTCGACATCGCAGCCAAGCGGCGTCACCAATCCCAGACCCGTCACCACGACACGACGCATAAGCATTCCCCTTCGAAAACAAGACGAGGCCCGGATACGAGAACAGGCCCGGCAACGCCGAGCCTGTCCTTATCGCCTCGGCGAACCCGTGGGTTCGAGCTCAGCTCTGATGCTGGTCGATGTAGTCGATCGCATCCTTGACGGTGGTGATCTTCTCCGCCGCGTCGTCGGGAATTTCAACTCCGAACTCTTCCTCGAACGCCATCACCAGCTCGACGATGTCGAGGCTGTCGGCGCCGAGATCGTCGATGAAGCTCGCCTCTTCCGTCACCTTCTCGGCTTCGACACCGAGGTGCTCGACAACGATCTTCTTCACCCGTTCAGCGGTCTCGCTCATCTCAACACTTTCCTTCCGTGAAACCTTTGGCCAGTGCGTTAGCGAGACGCCCGCGCGTTGCCAAGAGCCCGCGAGTGCCAAGAGGATGTGTCCGATGTCGCCCGCACGCTGCCTGACCCGAGGCGAGATCGAGATGGCACGATCGGTGTTCGGCGACGGCGTCGATTACCCTTCCGTCCAGCTCGTCCGACGCAAATGGTGGCCCTTCCAGCCACGCGGGATCGTCATGGCGCCGTGCGGCCATATCCACTTCCATCCCGACGATCCCAATTGGCGTGACGATTTCAGCCGCGCCGACTGGGCCCTGCAGGGTCTTTTCATCCACGAGATGACCCACGTCTGGCAGACCGCCCGCGCCGGGCGCTTCTACCTGCCGCTGATGCGCCACCCCTTTTGCCGCTACGCCTACCGGTTCGAGGAAGGCCGGCCGTTCCTCCGCTATGGCCTTGAACAGCAAGCGGAACTGGTCCGTCACGCGTTTCTCCAGCGCCACGGCATCAAGCCGGTCAAAGCTGCCGACCTCGCCAGAATCGAGCCGATTCTGCCGTTTTCCGCCACTCGCGGAGTTGTTACATGAACGCAACAAGGGTGTCGCAATAGTCTCCTGAAGCGATCCTTTCCCTCGCGAATGACGTCAGTTGGCGATAGCCTCCCCGGCACAATCAGAAGGGGGATCTCCATGCGCCTGCCCGTCAGCACCACCCGAACCCTGCTCGCCACCACCGCCTGCCTCGCCTTTGCCGTTCCGGCAGCGGCGCAGACGACCGGCGAGGCCCAGGCGCAGGCCGCGAATTCGACCGCTTCCGATCCCGCCCCCGACGAGGACGAACGCGGACTTGGCGACATTATCGTGACCGCGACCAAGCGCGCGTCCACCGTCCAGGACGTCCCCTTCTCGATCAATGCCCAGACCCAGGAAGACATCCAGCGCGCCAACGCCTCGACCATCGAGGACATCAGCCGCAACGTCGCCGGCCTCCAGGTCCAGAACCTCGGGCCGGGGCAAAGCCAGGTCAGCGTTCGCGGCGTGTCCGCCGGCCAGATCGTCCGCGACCAGCCCGGCGTGAAGGAGCAGGTCGGCGTCTACCTCGACGAAAGCGTGATCTCGCTGTCGCTGTTCACGCCCGACTTTGACCTGTTCGACTTGAACCGCGTCGAAACCCTGCGCGGGCCGCAGGGCACGCTGTTCGGTTCGGGCAGCGTCGGCGGCACCATCCGCTACATTACCAACCAGCCGCGTATCGACCGCACCGAGGGGCTGATCGAGGCCAATATCAATACCCTCGCCGACGGCGGACAGGGAGGCCACCTCAAGGGCGCGATCAACCTGCCGCTCGGCCCCACCGCCGCGCTTCGAGTGGTCGGCTACGGAACCAGGTTCGCGGGCTTCGTCGATGCGGTCGGCCCCGCCGCGGGCAAGGACGTCAACGACGGCACCCGCGTCGGCACCCGCATCTCGCTGCTGTGGGAGCCCGCGCCCGGCATCCGCCTCACCCCGCGCGTCGTCTATCAGGAGATCGAGGCCGACGGCTTCAACCGCCAGGAGATCTTCAACCTCTATTCCAACCCGTTCACCGTGCCCCTGCGCGTCTATGAGGAGCGCCAGCAATACCTCCTCTTGCGCGAGAAATTCCGCGACAAGACGCGGCTTGCCGACCTCACCGCCAGCGCGGACTTCGGCGGCGTCGAGCTGACCTCGGTCACCAGCTATATCGACCGCGACATCCTGGTCAGCCGCGACGCCTCGGCGCTGACCGGCTCGGTGTCGGTCGATCTGGGCTTCCCGAACGCGGCGGTGAACCTGCCGTCGAACCTAGTCGACACCACCGACCTCAAGCAGTGGAGCCAGGAACTTCGCCTGTCCTCGACCGGAGCCGGGCCGTTCAGCTGGGTCCTCGGCGGCTTCTATTCGAAGGTCGATCGCAAATATACGCAGCGCCTGCCCACCCCCGGCTATGACGCGGCGACCGACGCCACGCTGGGCGCCGGAACCGCGGTCGCGGTACGCAACGGCTTCCCGGCCAACTCGCCCTACAACGCCGACCTGCCGTACGACATCAAGCAGAAGGCGGTGTTCGGCGAAGCCACCTACGACTTCGGCCTGGTCAAGCTGACCGGCGGCGGGCGCTTCTACGATTTCTCGGAAAGCCGCGACTTCATCTCCGGCGGCCTGTTCGCCAACGGCGACCGCCGGATCGGCGACAAGACCAAGTCCAACGGCTTCAGCCCGCGCGCCATCCTGTCGTTCGAGCCCAACCGCAACCTCACCTTCAACCTCCAGGCGGCCAAGGGCTTCCGTCTCGGCGGCGTCAACGACCCGCTCAACCTCCCGCTCTGCGACGGTGGCGCGCCAAACGGGCCGGATCGCCAATTGTTCGGCGGCTTCCAGGACTATGATGACGAAACGCTGTGGAACTACGAAGGCGGCGTGAAATTCAGCCGCGGTCCGGTCACCTTCAACGCCGCGGCCTTCTACACCGATATCAAGAACCTGCAGGTTACCCTGGACGCCGGCAGCTGCTCCAGCCGCGTGGTGTTCAACGTCGCCAAGGCCCACACCAAGGGTCTCGAGGCGGAGTTCAACCTGCGCCTGCTCGAAGGCCTGGACCTGAGCTTCGCCGGCAGCCTTCTGGAAGCCGAATTCGACACCACCATTGGCGGGGCGCTCACGGCGGCCACCGGTATCCGCGACGGCAACCGCCTGCCAAGCGTACCCAAATATCAGTTCGCTGCCTCGGCCACTTATGGCAGCCGCTTCAGCGACAGCAGCGAATGGTATGTCTCGACCAGCTGGCAGCGGGTCGGCAACCGCTACACCCAGCCGGCCGACCAGGAGAACAACCCGCGCACCTTCGTCTCGGGCCTGGCGTTCAACGGCGCTCCGGCGACCGCCTCGACCCGGGTCAATCTGCTCCTGCCGGCCTATGACCTGGTCAACCTGTCGGCGGGCATCGACTTCGACAGTGGCCTGGGCGTCCAGCTCTACGCCAACAACCTGTTCGACGAGAACGCCCTGCTGTCGTTCGACCGCGAACGCGGTGGACGCGCCCGCCTCGGCTACAACATCGGCCGTCCGCGGGAGATCGGGCTGACGTTGCGCTACAAGTTCGCCTCTCTCCGTGAGGAAGCGGCCCCGCTGCCTCCTCCTCCGCCGCCGCCCCCGCCGCCAGCTCCTCCGCCGCCGACCCAGACGTGCGGCGATGGATCGGTGATCCTCGCGACCGACGCCTGCCCGGCGCCGCCTCCGCCGCCTCCGCCGCCGCCAGTGGAACCTGTGCGGGGGTGAGTGACCCGACTCCCGTCGTGACGGTAACGCGCCGCTCGCTCCTTCTTGGAGCGGGCGGCGCTGCCGTCTCGGCCCCGGCGATCGTGCGCGCCGACAGCATCGGCTCGGCCCCGCGGGTCGTCGTGCTCGGCGCCGGGGTGTTCGGGACCTGGACCGCCGAACAGCTCCGCCGGCGCGGTGCCCGAGTAACCCTGCTCGACGCCGCGGGCCCCGCCCACAGTCGCGCCAGCAGCGGCGGCGAATCGCGCATGACCCGGGCCGGCTATGGCAAGGACGCCATCTATGCCCGCATGGCGGTCGCCAGCCTGGCCGAATGGAAGAAGCTGAGCGCGGTCGCCGGCCTCCCGATCTTCCACCCGACCGGCGTGCTGTTCTTCTTCCAGGGCGACAACCCGTACTTGACCGACAGCCTGCGCGTGCACCGCGAGCTCGGCCTGCCGACTCAAGCGCTTTCCCAAGCCGAAATGGCCAAGCGCTTCCCGATGATCGACTTCGCGGGTGTCTCGGCAGGCATGTTCGAGCCCGGCTTCGGCGCGCTGATGGCCCGCCGTTCGGTCCAGACCCTGGCCCAGCGCTTCCAGGCCGACGGCGGAGCGTTCCAATCCTTCGCCGCTGCTCCACCCCGCTCGGCAGGCGACAGGATCGAAGGCCTGCACTCCACGGACGGCAAACGCTTCGAAGGCGATCTCTTCATTGCCGCGGCCGGGCCGTGGATGCCCAAGCTGTTCCCCGACGTCGTCGGCCCGCGCATCGTCGCCACGCGGCAGGAAGTCTTCACCTTCGCGCCGCCGCCGGGCGAGCACGCCTACCGCCCCGGCGCAATGCCCGGCTGGGCCGATTTCAACGGCGGCGACGTCTACTACGGCTTCCCCGACCTCGAGGGCAAAGGGGTCAAGTTCGCCCACGACACGCATGGGCCCGACGTCGATCCGGATCGCAACGATCGCCGCTTCAGCGACGCCGCTTTGGCCGAAGTCGTCGCCTTCCGCGACCGCCGTTTCCCGGGGCTACGCGGCGCGCCGCTCGCGACCGCCGAAGTCTGTCAGTATGAAAACAGCGCCAACGGCGACTTCCTGATCGACCGCCATCCGCGCTGGAAGAACATGGTCCTGGTCGGCGGCGGATCGGGCCACGGCTTCAAGCACGGCCCGGAAGTCGGACGCCTCGCCGCCGAAGTGGCGCTCGAAGGCAAGCAGCCCGACCCGCGGTTCAGCCTCGCCGCCAAGGGGACAAAGCCGAACCGCGCCGTCATCTGAGGTCAGCCGGCCTTGTGGCCACCCCGACCAGCGCCGGACGCAGCAGACGGTCCTTGAGCACGTAACCGGCCTGCATTTCCTCGATCACCGTACCGGGTTCGGCATCCGACGGAATCTCGATCATCGCCTGGTGGCGATTGGGATCGAGCGGCAATCCCTTGGCCTCGACCCGGGTGACGCCGTTGCGGCTGAACACCGAATCCAGCTCACGCGCGGTCGCCTCGATCCCCTCGATGAAGTTCTTGAGCTCACCTTCGCGGGCACCTTCCGGAATATGCGACAGCGCGCGGTCGAGATTGTCCTTCACGCTCAGCATGTCGCGGGCGAAACCCGTGTTGGCATAGGTCACAGCCTGGGTCCGCTCCTGGTCGGCCCGGCGGCGCACATTCTGCACCTCGGCGGCGGCGTACAGTGCCTTGGCCTGCGCTTCCTCAAGCTGCGCCTGAAGCTCGGCAAACTGGTCATGTTCCTGTAATTCGGGGCTGTTCTCCGCAGTTTCCGCGCGGATTTCCTCGGCCTCGTCGTGACGATCAGTCATTCTTATCCCATCAATCTGGTGAGTGCTTGCGCCGTATAATCAACCATGGGAACGATCCGCGCATAGTTCAACCGCGTCGGCCCGATCACTCCCACCACGCCGACCACCCGGCCTTCGGCCCCGCGATAGGGCGCGGCGATCACGCTCGATCCCGACAACGCGAACATCCGGTTCTCGGACCCGATGAAGATCCGGCAGCCCTCGCCCTCGCGCGCGCTTTCGAGCAGGCGGACGATTTCCTGCCGGTCCTCCAGTTCGTCAAGCAAGCGGCGCACCCGGTCGAGATCCAGGGCCGCGGCCTCGTCCAGCAGATTGGCCTGTCCCCGGACGATCAGGATCGGCCGCGCCGGCCCGTCTTCGCGCCATTCGGCCAGCCCGGTCGCCACCAGCTCGGCCGCCGCCGCGTCCAACGCCTCTCGCCGGTCCCTGATCTCCTGCCGCAACCGGGTCTCTGCCTCGCCCAGCGTCAGCCCGGCCAGCCGCGCGGTAACATAGGCCGCGATTTCGCTCAGCGCCGAAGCGGTCAGCCCCGGCGGAAGCGCGACCATCCGATTTTCGACGCTGCCGTCTTCGCCGACCACCACCGCCAGCGCCTGCGCCGCGTTCAGGGGTACGAAGGCCAGCTGGCGAAGCCGCCGCTCGATCTTGGGCGCGACCACCACCCCCGCACAGGCCGAAAGCCCGGACAAGGCGGCGGTGGCATTGGCCAGCGCTTCCTCCAGCGGGCGATCCTTGACCTGCCCCTCGATCGCCGCCCGCTCCTCCGCGCTCGGCAAGTGCGACTGCATGATCCCGTCGACGAACAGCCGCAGCCCGGTCTCGGTCGGAAGCCGCCCGGCCGAAGTGTGCGGGTGGGTCAGCAGCCCGCGATCCTCCAATTCGGCCAGGACCGAGCGGATCGACGCCGGCGACAGGTTCACCGCCCCGCTCAGCGACTTGGACCCGATCGGTTGCCCACGCTCCAGATAGGCCTCGACCACGCGGCCAAAGATGTCGCGCATCCTGGTCGTCAGTTCGGGCAGCGGCGGGGTCATGGGTGGCATGTAGGCGGAGATGCGCCCGCTCTCAATCGCCGTGCCTCGACTTGCGCTCCCACATGCGGGTAAGGGCGCGCGAACCATTATCAGGAGTGACAAACATGCGCCCATCCGGCCGCGCCCCCGACCAGATGCGCGAATTGCGCTTCGAACCCGGCTTCACCAAGCACGCCGAAGGCTCCTGCCTCGTCAGCTTCGGCGACACTCGCGTGCTGGTTACCGCCAGCCTCGAGGAAAAGGTCCCGCCGTTCCTGCGCGGCAAGGGCCAGGGCTGGGTCACCGCCGAATATGGCATGCTCCCCCGCGCCACCCACACCCGCGGCGCGCGTGAAGCGGCCAAGGGCAAGCAGTCGGGCCGTACCCAGGAAATCCAGCGCCTGATCGGCCGCTCGCTCCGCGCCGTCACCAACCTGCAACTGCTCGGCGAGCGTCAGATCGTGCTCGACTGCGACGTGATCCAGGCCGACGGCGGCACCCGCACCGCCGCCATCTCGGGCGCCTGGGTCGCGCTTCGCCTCGCGGTCGACGGGATCATGAGCAAGCTCTCCGCCGACCCGATCCGCACCCAGGTCGCCGCAGTCAGCTGCGGGTTCCACCAGGACACCGCGGTCCTCGACCTCGACTATCTCGAGGACTCGACCGCCGGCAGCGACGGCAACTTCGTTCTCACCGCCGACGGCGCGATCGTCGAGGCACAGCTGACCGCCGAAGGCGCGACCTTCGATGAGGAAGGGCTGCTGCGCCTGCTCCGCCTTGCCCGTATCGGCTGCGGCGATATCTTCGCTGCTCAGCTTAAGGCGTGCGGGCGGTGAACGCGGTCGGGCCGAAGCTGGTCATCGCGACTCATAACGAGGGCAAGCTGCGCGAAATACGCGCGCTGGTCGCGCCGTTCGGGATCGAATGCCTCGGTGCTGCCGAACTCGACCTGCCCGAGCCCGAGGAGACCGGTACCAGCTTCGTCGCCAATGCGGAACTGAAGGCCCGCGCCGCTGCCGACCTGACCGGCCTCCCCGCCCTGTCCGACGACAGCGGCCTCAGCATCGACGCACTGAACGGCGATCCCGGCATTCACTCCGCCCGCTGGGCCGAGGATGAGGCCGGCAACCGCGACTTCGGTCGGGCGATGCAGAAGGTCGAGCAAGCGCTGCAAGCCGCCGGACCCGAGGCCGGCCGCGACGCGCATTTCACTTGCGCCCTGTCGCTTGCCTGGCCCGACGGCCGCACCGAAAGCTTCGAGGGCAAGGTGTTCGGCCATCTCGTCTATCCGCCGCGCGGGGCCAACGGCTTCGGTTACGATCCCATCTTCGTGCCGCATGGCCACGAGAAGACCTTCGGCGAGATGGAGCCGGAGGCCAAGCACGCCATGAGCCACCGCGCCAAGGCGTTCGAGCAATTGGTGCAATGGCTGGCGACCTAGCCCTCTACCTTCACTGGCCGTTCTGCGTCAGCAAATGCCCCTATTGCGACTTCAACAGCCACGTTCGCGAGTCGATCGACCAGCAGGCGTGGCGTGATGCGCTGCTCGCCGACCTCGCCTATGAGGCGGGCCTTCTCCCGGGTCGCCGCCTCACCAGCATCTTCTTCGGCGGCGGCACTCCATCGCTGATGGACCCGGCCACTGCCGGAGCGCTGATCGAGGCTGCCAAGAGCCACTGGTCCGCTTCCGACGATGTCGAGATCACGCTTGAGGCCAATCCTTCTTCGGTCGAGGCCGCGCGTTTCGCCGACCTCGCCGCCGCCGGCATCAACCGCGTCAGCCTCGGTCTCCAGTCTCTCGACGACAGCGCCCTTCGTTTCCTCGGCCGCGCCCATTCGGCGCGCGAGGGCCTGGCTGCGCTCGACGTCGCGCAACGCCACTTCGGCCGCGTCAGCTTCGATCTCATCTACGCCCTGCCGGGGCAGACCATCGCTGAGTGGCAGGCAATGCTGGACACGGCTCTCGCGCTCGGCACCGGGCACCTTTCGCTCTATCAATTGACGATCGAGCCCGGCACCCGCTTCGCCGCGCTGCACGCCGCCGGCAAGCTCGCGCCGCTCGATACCGACGAGGCGGCCGACATGTTCGAATTGACCGGCGAGGTCACTGCCGCTGCGGGCCTCCCGCTCTACGAAATCAGCAACCACGCCCGCCCGGGCGAGGAAAGCCGCCACAACCTCACCTACTGGCGCTACGCCGATTATGCCGGCGTCGGCCCCGGCGCGCACGGCCGCCGCCACGGCCAGCGCACCGTTCGCCACAAGAAGCCAGAGAACTTCTTCTCCGGCCTCGCCCGCAACGGCCACGGCATCGTCGAGGAAGCGCCGCTGTCGCCGATCGAGTCCGCCGACGAGGCGCTGGTCATGGGCTTGCGGCTGGCCGAGGGTATCGATCCGGAAGCGATCCGGTCCCGCTTCGGTCTCGACCGCCTGATCGACGATCGCGCCGTCGCCCGCCTCGTCGCCAGCGGCCACCTGTCGTGGACCGGCGACCGCCTCCACACCACGCCGGCAGGCCGGCTCCTACTCGATCACATCCTCGGCCAGATCGCCGACCCTCACCCGCCGTCGGCGGTGATCCGTTCGGCATAGCTGGCGACGTAA
Above is a window of Sphingomonas glaciei DNA encoding:
- the rph gene encoding ribonuclease PH; the protein is MRPSGRAPDQMRELRFEPGFTKHAEGSCLVSFGDTRVLVTASLEEKVPPFLRGKGQGWVTAEYGMLPRATHTRGAREAAKGKQSGRTQEIQRLIGRSLRAVTNLQLLGERQIVLDCDVIQADGGTRTAAISGAWVALRLAVDGIMSKLSADPIRTQVAAVSCGFHQDTAVLDLDYLEDSTAGSDGNFVLTADGAIVEAQLTAEGATFDEEGLLRLLRLARIGCGDIFAAQLKACGR
- a CDS encoding FAD-dependent oxidoreductase, with translation MSDPTPVVTVTRRSLLLGAGGAAVSAPAIVRADSIGSAPRVVVLGAGVFGTWTAEQLRRRGARVTLLDAAGPAHSRASSGGESRMTRAGYGKDAIYARMAVASLAEWKKLSAVAGLPIFHPTGVLFFFQGDNPYLTDSLRVHRELGLPTQALSQAEMAKRFPMIDFAGVSAGMFEPGFGALMARRSVQTLAQRFQADGGAFQSFAAAPPRSAGDRIEGLHSTDGKRFEGDLFIAAAGPWMPKLFPDVVGPRIVATRQEVFTFAPPPGEHAYRPGAMPGWADFNGGDVYYGFPDLEGKGVKFAHDTHGPDVDPDRNDRRFSDAALAEVVAFRDRRFPGLRGAPLATAEVCQYENSANGDFLIDRHPRWKNMVLVGGGSGHGFKHGPEVGRLAAEVALEGKQPDPRFSLAAKGTKPNRAVI
- the rdgB gene encoding RdgB/HAM1 family non-canonical purine NTP pyrophosphatase, which gives rise to MNAVGPKLVIATHNEGKLREIRALVAPFGIECLGAAELDLPEPEETGTSFVANAELKARAAADLTGLPALSDDSGLSIDALNGDPGIHSARWAEDEAGNRDFGRAMQKVEQALQAAGPEAGRDAHFTCALSLAWPDGRTESFEGKVFGHLVYPPRGANGFGYDPIFVPHGHEKTFGEMEPEAKHAMSHRAKAFEQLVQWLAT
- the grpE gene encoding nucleotide exchange factor GrpE, with the protein product MTDRHDEAEEIRAETAENSPELQEHDQFAELQAQLEEAQAKALYAAAEVQNVRRRADQERTQAVTYANTGFARDMLSVKDNLDRALSHIPEGAREGELKNFIEGIEATARELDSVFSRNGVTRVEAKGLPLDPNRHQAMIEIPSDAEPGTVIEEMQAGYVLKDRLLRPALVGVATRPADLR
- the hrcA gene encoding heat-inducible transcriptional repressor HrcA → MTPPLPELTTRMRDIFGRVVEAYLERGQPIGSKSLSGAVNLSPASIRSVLAELEDRGLLTHPHTSAGRLPTETGLRLFVDGIMQSHLPSAEERAAIEGQVKDRPLEEALANATAALSGLSACAGVVVAPKIERRLRQLAFVPLNAAQALAVVVGEDGSVENRMVALPPGLTASALSEIAAYVTARLAGLTLGEAETRLRQEIRDRREALDAAAAELVATGLAEWREDGPARPILIVRGQANLLDEAAALDLDRVRRLLDELEDRQEIVRLLESAREGEGCRIFIGSENRMFALSGSSVIAAPYRGAEGRVVGVVGVIGPTRLNYARIVPMVDYTAQALTRLMG
- a CDS encoding TonB-dependent receptor, with protein sequence MRLPVSTTRTLLATTACLAFAVPAAAQTTGEAQAQAANSTASDPAPDEDERGLGDIIVTATKRASTVQDVPFSINAQTQEDIQRANASTIEDISRNVAGLQVQNLGPGQSQVSVRGVSAGQIVRDQPGVKEQVGVYLDESVISLSLFTPDFDLFDLNRVETLRGPQGTLFGSGSVGGTIRYITNQPRIDRTEGLIEANINTLADGGQGGHLKGAINLPLGPTAALRVVGYGTRFAGFVDAVGPAAGKDVNDGTRVGTRISLLWEPAPGIRLTPRVVYQEIEADGFNRQEIFNLYSNPFTVPLRVYEERQQYLLLREKFRDKTRLADLTASADFGGVELTSVTSYIDRDILVSRDASALTGSVSVDLGFPNAAVNLPSNLVDTTDLKQWSQELRLSSTGAGPFSWVLGGFYSKVDRKYTQRLPTPGYDAATDATLGAGTAVAVRNGFPANSPYNADLPYDIKQKAVFGEATYDFGLVKLTGGGRFYDFSESRDFISGGLFANGDRRIGDKTKSNGFSPRAILSFEPNRNLTFNLQAAKGFRLGGVNDPLNLPLCDGGAPNGPDRQLFGGFQDYDDETLWNYEGGVKFSRGPVTFNAAAFYTDIKNLQVTLDAGSCSSRVVFNVAKAHTKGLEAEFNLRLLEGLDLSFAGSLLEAEFDTTIGGALTAATGIRDGNRLPSVPKYQFAASATYGSRFSDSSEWYVSTSWQRVGNRYTQPADQENNPRTFVSGLAFNGAPATASTRVNLLLPAYDLVNLSAGIDFDSGLGVQLYANNLFDENALLSFDRERGGRARLGYNIGRPREIGLTLRYKFASLREEAAPLPPPPPPPPPPAPPPPTQTCGDGSVILATDACPAPPPPPPPPPVEPVRG